CGGATATGCGGTTTTTAATCAGATCGGCAACTAAAATCCCACTATTACTAGTGTTGGGAATATTTTGATAAATAGTTGGTAACGTCGAATTACCCGTTATATCCAGGATAGGAGCGCTGTTGACCCGCAAGCTATTAATCCAAGTAGTGTTAAATCCACCATTGGCTAGGCCGGGATTAGCACCCGCAGAAACAAAATCAGCTGACCAGTTCGTAGCGACCTCTGCACCTGATGCTGTATCACTTAGGTAAGCACTAGCTCGTCCCACTGGCAATGATAATGTAGGCCCGGCAGGAGTATTGCGTGGCAATTTATGTATTACAGTACTGCTATTGTTGATTAGCCGAGGTATATCAGTACTACTAGCGTTATCAAACGCACCCGTTGTGCTATTCCAGCCTGTATTACGGGTAACTGCAAAAAGTCCGGTATTATTCAGTGATGATATTTGTAATACATAGTCTCCAGATGTAGGGTTATAAGTTAAGTCTGGAGTAATAGTGGCATCAACATCAGCTCCGTTATATAGCACAATTAAAGTTCCGGCTTTCAAGGAACTAAAGCCAGAGCCAGTTAAAGTGATATCTAGCGAGCCATTACTATCAGTCAATTTGTGATTTTGCAGGTCGAGGTTATCGGTGACAACGAGAATTTCAACCCATTCTTTTGTTCCATTACTACCTTGGGAAAATTCATTGATAATTACGTCCCCAGGATTGGCTAAAACAGAATTGTAAGCCTGCATTACCTCCGGTTGAAATGCCAGGCTAGCTTTAATTTCCCCAGTGCTAAAGTCTAGATCCCAATTACCGCCTAAAGCTGCACTGCCGATTTTATTAGTAGAAGCAGCAACATTTGCTCCAGTCAGCCGACTGATCTGCTGTACAAATTTTGTGCCTTCTTTGCTAGCTACATCACAGCTATAAAGTAAGATCTCAGCATCATTGGTTAAAACATTTGCCCATTGCTGCAACTGCTTTGCATAAAAGTTTAAATTATCCCTATTTAGTTGAGTTGCCCCTATTTGTAAGCTACCTTCACTCCCATGACAGACAATGTGAACTGATTGAAATTTACCTGCTGTTAATGACTCGGTGATTTGTACGACACCATCTTTTATAGAGTCAAGAATTACAACTTCATAGCCTGGTTTTATCCCAACTATCAGGCTTTGATAATCAATAACTGACTTGTCTATAAAGACAATATCTTTAATTTGAAGTTGTACTACATCAGCTAGATAAGTGGGGGTTTGAGAATTTGCCTTTTCTACTACTTTCATGATGATTGCGCTCAGTAAATAAAATGTGAGAACACAGACAGCATTAAATAGAAAGCGCCTGGCGAGCCATTCGCTTCCATCCTCAATGAAATTGGTAATTAGAACCTTTTATGTTTGCAAAGAAGCCAAATCTAACTCAGTACACGCTAGATGGGATACCTTTTTTAGAAAAATTAAGCTTTTTATTATATAAATTTATGAAATAAATATCACAAAAGCTACTGTGTTTTTACGGTACGGAGTTGAAGGCACTTTCGAGCGAAATTAAGCAAGAAATGGCAAAACTCAGCTTTAGTGCTAATTTCCTTGACAAATAAGATCTTGGGAATAAAGTTGCCGAGTGTCTAAATTCCCGATAAATTCATAGTCTTTACAAAGTCAGAATGAAAAATTTAAGATTTTTTATATAAAATATTAAAGTTTTAGTTTTTGAGCTAATAAGTGGATCGATAGCTCTGGTGCGAATACTCGCTTTGCGATCGCTAAAATGGTGGCTGAGGGCATTGCCTTAAGATTGCCCTTTGGAAAACAAATGCCTAATGGCAAGCACTCCGATTAGGAGACGCTGAACGAACGCGCGTAACAGCTTAGTTGTAATTGGGCGTATAAATGTGCTTGTTTAGCAAAGATTGATAGCTACGTAATTTTGGCTGCGTCGGCTGAAAATTTTTTTAACAAGAATACTAATGTTATAGATAATCGATTTGTTAGCTCATTAATCAGTCAACCCTCTCTAGAGGTATTAAGTTAAATACAGAAGGTGGAATAATTAGGTTCGCTTTTTAACCTATAGTAATAAATTAAACTCAGTTGCTTTCTGGGATTTTAGCAATTTTTAAGGACAGCAATTTCTTACATATCAATCTAAAATTCACGCTAATTCAATTGCTATAAATGAGCAATTCTTATTTTGGCAATTATTTTAATGCGTACACAATACAATTTAGCAACTAGCCCTGTTTTATAAATAGGATTAATTGCGTTTAGCATCTAGAATTTTAGTGCTGTGGAAATAGTAGTAACTGTTTTCGCCAAAAATTTTAAATATGCAATATAATTTTTTGCTAACTTCAGCGACCCTAAGACCGACCAAGTGAAAACTGTGTCACCTTATACTTTACAAGCGGAGGATGGTGTAATAAAAATATCATGAGCCACTGTATAGATGAATGTATATATAAAAGTAGCAACATCAGAAAATGTATTGTATAAACAAATAGTACTTTGGAAACAGATAAATGAGAAAAAGAAAATTTAAGTGTTCTTAGCAGAAACTTCAAAAACATCTGGAAATAGTAAAAAATAAAAATAGTAATTCCAGATTAATGAATTGACTTTATATGAGACATTACGGGGCAGTTGATGTATTAATTGTCATAATTAACTGTCTAGAACTTAAATTTAATTGAGCGCAAAATATATGGGACAAGGCTTCTTACAAATTGGGCTAACGTTATGTATTGTCATAGCAATTACATCTATCTTGGGAAGATACATAGCACGTGTCTTTTTAGGAGAAAGAACACTGCTCGATCCCTTAATGAATCCTATAGAGCGAGGTATCTACGTTCTAGTAGGCGTCCAGAAGAAATTGAATATGACAGGTTGGCAGTATGCCAGGGCGATACTGTACAGTAACCTTGTCATGGGCATTGTAGTGTATTTGCTGATATTTTTTCAGAAGTCTTTACCTTGGAATCCCAATGGCTTAGGTACGCCCACTTGGGACACCTTACTGCATACCACCATTTCATTTCTGACAAACACCGACCAACAACACTACGCTGGCGAGACTACATTAAGCTATTTTAGCCAGGTAGCGGCTTTAGGTTTTTTGATGTTTACCTCAGCTGCTACTGGGTTGGCCGTGGGAATTGCCTTTATTCGCGGATTGACAGGTAGAAAGTTAGGAAACTTTTATGTCGATCTCACCCGTGGGATTACGCGAGTATTATTACCTGTATCAGTAATTGGCGCGATCGCTTTACTGAAATTAGGCGTACCGCAAACATTAGCCGAAACCCTAGTAGTCAAAACCTTAGAAGGAGGGACGCAGTATATAGCTAGAGGCCCAGTAGCATCTTTTGAAATGATTAAAATGTTGGGCGAGAATGGCGGCGGCTTTTTTGGCGTTAACTCGGCTCATCCCTTTGAAAATCCCAATGCTGCTACTAATTTAATAGAAACGATCGCGATGATTTCTATTCCCGCAGCCTTGATTTATGCCTATGGTGTATTTGCCAATAACATTAAACAAGCTTGGCTGCTGTTTTGGATGGTGTTTATCATTTTTGTTGTCTTGGTTGGGATAACAGCAAGCGCCGAATTACAAGGTAATCCCCTGGTTAATGGCACCTTAGGAATAGAACATCCGAATTTAGAAGGTAAAGAAGTTCGATTTGGTTGGGCACAAACAGCACTGTGGGCTGTCATGACTACCGGCACCATGTCTGGTGCTGTCAACGGAATGCACGATTCTTTAATGCCCCAAGGAATATTTTCGACTTTATTTAACTTGTTTCTCCAGATTATTTGGGGAGGTCAGGGAACGGGAATAGCTTACTTATTAATTTACGTAATTCTTACCGTATTCTTGACTGGGTTAATGGTAGGGCGCACCCCAGAGTTTTTAGGACGCAAAATTGAAAAACGCGAAATTATTCTCGCCAGTATAGTATTACTGGTACATCCAATAGCGATA
The genomic region above belongs to Calothrix sp. NIES-2098 and contains:
- a CDS encoding potassium-transporting ATPase subunit A, with the protein product MGQGFLQIGLTLCIVIAITSILGRYIARVFLGERTLLDPLMNPIERGIYVLVGVQKKLNMTGWQYARAILYSNLVMGIVVYLLIFFQKSLPWNPNGLGTPTWDTLLHTTISFLTNTDQQHYAGETTLSYFSQVAALGFLMFTSAATGLAVGIAFIRGLTGRKLGNFYVDLTRGITRVLLPVSVIGAIALLKLGVPQTLAETLVVKTLEGGTQYIARGPVASFEMIKMLGENGGGFFGVNSAHPFENPNAATNLIETIAMISIPAALIYAYGVFANNIKQAWLLFWMVFIIFVVLVGITASAELQGNPLVNGTLGIEHPNLEGKEVRFGWAQTALWAVMTTGTMSGAVNGMHDSLMPQGIFSTLFNLFLQIIWGGQGTGIAYLLIYVILTVFLTGLMVGRTPEFLGRKIEKREIILASIVLLVHPIAILIPSAIALAYPISLSGITNPGFHGISQVVYEYASAAANNGSGLAGLANTQPAPTALWWNLSCLFPLLAGRYIPIIAILLLADSMSRKQTVPETPGTLRTDSLLFTCVTAGIALILGVLTFFPVLALGPIAEGFKLASGS